Part of the Candidatus Poribacteria bacterium genome is shown below.
TTCCCTTTACTTTCATCGCCCCACTGTGCGCCTAAGATGACAATGTTTGACATACGAAACCTCTCCCTACTTACAATAACTTGCAAGCGCGGTGCTTATCCACGCTTGTTTCATAGCCCACGCGTACTTTTGGTATTATAAATTGATGATTTAACAGTGCGCTGTTGCTGGCGGAAAAGGAATGTGCATATAGCATTCCCGAAGGGTTTCTAAAGAGGATTGAAACCCTGCCAGCGAGAGATGGAGGCTTGCGTTAAATTTTGTAAACGTGCGAAAAACACGACAATTCTAACGTTTGGAGAATTGAAAGCGTGCCCGTGCGCCCTTCTGCCCGTACTTCTTTCTCTCGACCATTCTCGGATCGCGCGTTAAAAATCCACCCTTTTTTAACGAAGGCTTCAAGGATTCGTCTGCTTTGACAAGCGCGCGTGCAAGTCCGTGTGAGATTGCGCCAGACTGTCCAGTCTTTCCGCCACCTTTCACGTTGACATGGACAGCATACTCGCCGACCTTCTCAACATGTTCAATAGGGCGTTGTGCTGCCTGCCAGTGGTCTGCACGATCAAAATACTCTTGAATCGGTTTTCTGTTAACGGTAACACCGGCTTCACCACCGGGAATGATTCGAACGCGCGCGACTGAGGTTTTGCGTCTGCCGGTCCCCCAGAATTGTTCAATAGCCATACTGTTCGTACTCTCCATAGTTGTAAGACCCCTTTGGTGGGAGTCCCCAACCTGATTAATCGAATGTT
Proteins encoded:
- the rpsI gene encoding 30S ribosomal protein S9 → MAIEQFWGTGRRKTSVARVRIIPGGEAGVTVNRKPIQEYFDRADHWQAAQRPIEHVEKVGEYAVHVNVKGGGKTGQSGAISHGLARALVKADESLKPSLKKGGFLTRDPRMVERKKYGQKGARARFQFSKR